A part of Halobacillus shinanisalinarum genomic DNA contains:
- the dapG gene encoding aspartate kinase, whose protein sequence is MKLLVQKFGGTSVRDKESRSRAISHIKKAREEGYKVVVTVSAMGRKGDPYATDTLLDLIEFPHTNVSEREQDMLLSCGETISSVVFSNELTSEGITSAALTGAQAGFLTTDDFTRAKILRMDPTRILAELEKSDVVIVAGFQGKTEVGDTTTIGRGGSDTSAAALGAALNADYIDIFTDVEGIMTADPRLVESARALHVVTYNEICNLAYQGAKVIHPRAVEIAMHAKVPIRVRSTYSDLPGTLVAASKEGEAGNDLPDRLVTGIAHMSGITQIKVQSKEDPSRLQSEVFKSMAEANISVDFINISPSGVIYTIDGIFTERAVDILNNLGYEPEVKEGCAKVSTVGAGITGVPGVTAEIVQTLIERGVQILQSADSHTTIWVLIKEEDLIEAVNALHDIFQLNMEQ, encoded by the coding sequence TTGAAATTACTCGTACAAAAATTTGGAGGGACGTCGGTCCGTGATAAAGAAAGCAGATCACGGGCCATTTCCCATATTAAAAAGGCTCGAGAAGAAGGATACAAAGTTGTCGTTACGGTCTCTGCGATGGGACGCAAAGGTGACCCTTATGCAACAGATACATTACTTGATTTGATCGAATTCCCTCATACGAACGTATCCGAACGCGAACAGGATATGCTATTGTCATGCGGGGAAACGATATCATCCGTAGTTTTTTCAAATGAACTTACTTCAGAAGGGATCACATCTGCTGCATTAACTGGTGCCCAAGCCGGTTTTTTAACGACGGACGATTTTACACGGGCGAAGATTTTGCGCATGGATCCCACAAGGATTTTAGCAGAACTTGAAAAAAGTGATGTCGTCATTGTAGCTGGCTTTCAAGGAAAAACAGAGGTAGGGGATACAACTACAATCGGCCGCGGAGGTAGTGATACGAGTGCTGCTGCACTCGGTGCTGCGCTCAATGCGGATTACATTGATATTTTTACAGATGTCGAAGGAATTATGACGGCAGACCCAAGATTAGTGGAATCGGCACGTGCTCTTCACGTGGTAACATATAATGAAATTTGTAACCTTGCTTATCAAGGAGCGAAGGTTATTCACCCGCGTGCCGTTGAAATTGCGATGCACGCAAAAGTACCGATTCGTGTACGATCCACCTATTCAGATTTACCTGGAACACTTGTGGCCGCATCAAAAGAAGGCGAGGCAGGTAACGACCTTCCCGATCGCCTCGTGACAGGAATTGCCCATATGTCCGGGATCACTCAAATTAAGGTTCAGTCAAAAGAAGATCCATCAAGACTGCAATCGGAAGTATTTAAGTCCATGGCTGAAGCAAACATTTCGGTAGATTTTATTAACATTTCACCGAGCGGAGTGATCTACACGATTGATGGAATATTTACTGAGAGAGCGGTCGACATTCTAAACAATCTTGGTTATGAACCAGAAGTAAAAGAAGGCTGTGCGAAAGTATCGACCGTTGGAGCGGGCATCACAGGGGTTCCTGGTGTGACTGCTGAAATCGTTCAGACCTTAATTGAACGTGGTGTGCAAATTCTGCAATCCGCGGATTCACATACGACGATTTGGGTACTGATAAAAGAAGAAGATTTAATTGAAGCCGTCAATGCCCTGCATGATATCTTTCAATTGAATATGGAACAATGA
- a CDS encoding FtsK/SpoIIIE family DNA translocase, giving the protein MAKKKKTKNKSRKKRSAWKEQVKLELIGLLFLFIAVFGSGASVISDGAIPEGLEHFWQFIFGVWYFVASLFFLITGIYLMVKRKWPYFLHKRMIGLFFIFTSLLLFTHVETLADDLQNGTGSVVGLTWDRLIGVMADEAPITSIGGGLVGAFLLLITYYLFSSIGAIIVSIFLFLVGTMFVTERSIGDLLAKIGAKLKEMYIHAREQYKTDKESKKTVRKQPKDEAASTVDVIENNQTDIEEEYPEPIIQDFTEQAYQKPQENEPKASDAQEEQALEKSVSTAELENPDYKLPGMDLLDEPTSSPQSQGRSHIQATVRKLEKTFQSFGVKAKVTKVHVGPAVTKYEVYPDVGVKVSKIVNLNDDLALALAAKDIRIEAPIPGKSAVGIEVPNTEVSMVSLREVLETGRAKPDAKLNFALGRDISGEAVMAELNKMPHLLVAGATGSGKSVCINGIITSVLMRAKPHEVKMMMIDPKKVELNVYNGIPHLLAPVVTDPKKASRALMKVVSEMERRYDLFSDSGTRNIEGYNEYIRKHNKENEDDQPFLPYIIVLVDELADLMMVASNDVEDAITRLAQMARAAGIHLIIATQRPSVDVITGVIKANIPSRIAFSVSSQTDSRTILDSGGAEKLLGRGDMLFTPVGSGKPTRVQGAFLSDEEVERVVDFCVEQQKAQYQEEMIPEEESEVKQEVDDDLYPDAVQMVIEMQSASVSMIQRRFRVGYTRAARLIDAMEDNGIVGPYEGSKPRNVLVSEIKEEQSS; this is encoded by the coding sequence ATGGCTAAGAAGAAAAAAACAAAGAATAAATCAAGGAAAAAACGGTCAGCATGGAAGGAGCAAGTTAAACTTGAACTGATTGGGTTATTGTTTTTGTTTATTGCCGTATTTGGGAGCGGTGCCTCTGTTATTAGTGATGGTGCAATCCCGGAAGGCTTAGAACACTTTTGGCAATTTATATTTGGGGTATGGTATTTTGTTGCTTCTCTATTTTTCCTGATTACAGGGATTTATTTAATGGTTAAACGGAAATGGCCATATTTTCTACATAAACGGATGATTGGGTTATTTTTTATTTTTACGTCTCTGCTGCTGTTTACACACGTTGAAACATTGGCAGATGATTTACAAAATGGAACTGGATCAGTAGTTGGACTGACATGGGATCGCTTAATCGGAGTGATGGCAGATGAGGCACCTATTACGAGTATTGGCGGCGGTCTAGTCGGAGCTTTTCTTTTGCTCATCACTTATTATTTATTTTCATCGATAGGAGCCATTATCGTTTCTATATTTTTGTTTCTTGTCGGCACTATGTTTGTTACCGAACGTTCAATTGGTGACTTGCTTGCAAAAATAGGTGCTAAGTTAAAGGAAATGTACATCCATGCTCGAGAGCAATATAAAACGGATAAGGAGTCTAAAAAAACGGTAAGGAAACAGCCTAAAGATGAAGCTGCCAGCACGGTCGATGTGATCGAAAACAATCAAACTGATATAGAAGAAGAGTATCCTGAGCCGATCATTCAGGATTTCACTGAGCAGGCCTATCAAAAACCACAGGAAAATGAACCTAAGGCAAGTGATGCGCAAGAGGAACAGGCCCTAGAAAAGTCAGTGTCGACAGCTGAGCTTGAAAATCCGGACTATAAATTGCCCGGTATGGACCTCCTTGATGAACCGACATCGAGCCCCCAGAGTCAGGGCCGTTCACATATTCAAGCAACAGTCAGAAAGCTTGAAAAAACGTTCCAAAGCTTCGGTGTAAAAGCAAAAGTTACGAAGGTTCATGTTGGCCCGGCCGTTACGAAATATGAAGTTTATCCAGATGTCGGTGTAAAGGTCAGCAAAATCGTCAACCTTAATGACGACCTCGCCCTAGCGCTTGCAGCAAAAGATATTCGGATTGAAGCACCAATTCCTGGAAAATCAGCTGTAGGAATTGAAGTGCCAAACACGGAAGTCTCGATGGTCTCTTTACGTGAAGTACTTGAGACGGGCAGAGCGAAGCCGGATGCCAAACTCAACTTTGCTTTAGGGCGAGATATTTCTGGTGAGGCCGTGATGGCCGAACTGAATAAAATGCCACACCTGCTTGTGGCTGGCGCGACAGGCAGCGGAAAAAGTGTCTGTATAAATGGGATTATTACCAGTGTACTGATGCGAGCAAAGCCTCATGAAGTGAAGATGATGATGATCGATCCTAAGAAGGTGGAACTGAATGTGTACAATGGGATTCCACATTTATTAGCACCTGTTGTAACCGATCCTAAGAAAGCTTCAAGGGCATTAATGAAGGTTGTTTCAGAGATGGAAAGGCGATATGATTTGTTCTCTGATTCTGGGACAAGAAATATAGAAGGATACAATGAATATATTCGTAAGCATAATAAAGAGAATGAGGACGATCAGCCGTTTTTACCATACATCATTGTGCTCGTTGATGAATTGGCTGACTTAATGATGGTTGCTTCTAATGATGTCGAAGATGCGATTACTCGCTTGGCGCAAATGGCGCGTGCAGCAGGAATACATTTGATTATTGCGACTCAACGTCCATCTGTTGATGTTATCACAGGAGTCATTAAAGCGAATATTCCTTCCCGTATTGCGTTTAGTGTTTCTTCACAAACAGATTCGAGAACGATTTTGGATTCGGGTGGAGCTGAGAAACTGCTTGGTCGAGGTGATATGCTGTTTACCCCCGTAGGTTCTGGAAAACCAACGCGGGTCCAGGGCGCCTTTTTGTCAGATGAAGAAGTCGAACGGGTCGTCGATTTCTGTGTCGAACAACAGAAAGCCCAATACCAAGAAGAGATGATTCCTGAAGAAGAAAGTGAAGTAAAACAGGAAGTGGATGATGATCTCTATCCAGATGCCGTGCAAATGGTTATTGAAATGCAAAGTGCAAGTGTTTCCATGATTCAACGCCGGTTCAGAGTAGGCTATACTCGGGCGGCACGATTAATAGATGCCATGGAAGACAATGGCATTGTAGGTCCGTACGAAGGAAGTAAACCTAGAAACGTCCTTGTATCTGAAATAAAAGAAGAGCAATCGAGCTAA
- a CDS encoding ClpP family protease, protein MKEKEQQEENDQSKSSLVDKIQQLGQSNVPQPGDSNIHVLPIIGQVEGHVQLPSQNKTTKYEHLIPQLIAIEQNPKIEGLVVLLNTVGGDVEAGLAISEMIASLSKPSVSIVLGGGHSIGVPIAVASDYSFIAETATMTIHPIRMNGLVIGVPQTFEYMEKMQDRVINFVTRHSNIEEEAFKELMFDKGNLTRDIGTNVVGQQAVDVGLIDDVGGVQQAMAKLNEFINNQKGNQEQVIQ, encoded by the coding sequence ATGAAAGAGAAAGAACAACAAGAAGAGAATGATCAGTCTAAATCATCGCTTGTAGATAAGATACAACAGCTTGGCCAGTCCAATGTTCCACAGCCTGGAGATTCAAATATTCATGTACTTCCAATTATTGGACAGGTGGAAGGCCATGTGCAGCTTCCGTCGCAAAACAAAACGACCAAGTACGAGCATCTTATTCCACAGCTAATCGCTATTGAACAAAACCCAAAAATTGAAGGGTTAGTTGTTTTGTTAAATACGGTAGGTGGAGACGTTGAAGCAGGGCTTGCGATATCAGAAATGATCGCATCGTTATCCAAACCTTCCGTTTCGATCGTGCTTGGAGGCGGTCATTCGATTGGTGTCCCTATTGCTGTGGCATCCGATTATTCGTTCATTGCAGAAACGGCAACGATGACCATTCACCCGATTAGAATGAATGGATTAGTCATAGGGGTGCCGCAAACCTTTGAATACATGGAAAAAATGCAGGATCGTGTCATAAATTTTGTTACTCGTCATTCGAATATTGAGGAAGAAGCTTTTAAGGAACTCATGTTTGATAAAGGAAACTTAACACGTGATATTGGAACAAACGTTGTCGGCCAACAGGCTGTTGACGTTGGTTTAATTGACGATGTAGGTGGAGTCCAGCAGGCAATGGCTAAACTTAATGAATTTATTAATAATCAAAAAGGAAATCAAGAGCAGGTGATCCAATGA
- the asd gene encoding aspartate-semialdehyde dehydrogenase yields MSHATTYNIAVVGATGAVGQKMLETLEDRNFPINELKLLSSSRSAGKKVMFKGTEYTVEEATPESFEKVDIALFSAGGSVSQKLAPEAVKRGALVIDNTSAYRMDENVPLVVPEVNEDDIKNHKGIIANPNCSTIQMVAALEPIKQHFGMNRIIVSTYQAVSGAGNEAAEELREQSQSFLNGGDLEASILPVKGDEKHYPIAFNALPQIDKFQENGYTFEEMKMINETKKIMHTPALHISATCVRLPLFTSHAESVYVEVEKNDVTVQQLKDLIGKAPGVVLEDDPATQVYPTPLSSAGKRDVFVGRIRKDLDHENGFHLWVVSDNLLKGAAWNSVQIAERVVANQWL; encoded by the coding sequence ATGAGTCATGCAACGACATACAATATTGCAGTAGTAGGTGCAACAGGTGCTGTAGGACAAAAAATGCTGGAAACACTGGAAGACAGGAATTTTCCTATAAATGAATTGAAACTATTATCTTCAAGTCGTTCCGCTGGTAAAAAAGTGATGTTTAAAGGAACGGAATATACAGTGGAAGAAGCGACACCTGAGAGCTTTGAAAAGGTCGATATTGCCTTGTTCTCTGCCGGAGGGTCTGTATCACAAAAACTTGCTCCTGAAGCTGTAAAACGAGGTGCTCTTGTAATCGATAACACAAGTGCTTACCGAATGGATGAGAATGTGCCTCTAGTCGTACCGGAAGTTAATGAGGACGACATTAAGAACCATAAGGGCATCATTGCCAATCCAAACTGTTCAACGATTCAAATGGTGGCTGCCCTTGAGCCAATTAAACAACATTTTGGCATGAATCGTATCATTGTTTCGACCTATCAAGCGGTTTCCGGTGCTGGTAATGAAGCAGCTGAAGAGCTCCGTGAGCAATCACAATCGTTTTTAAACGGGGGAGACTTGGAAGCTAGCATCCTACCAGTTAAAGGTGATGAGAAACACTATCCGATCGCATTTAATGCATTGCCGCAAATTGATAAATTTCAGGAGAACGGGTACACGTTTGAAGAAATGAAAATGATTAATGAAACGAAGAAGATCATGCACACACCTGCTCTTCATATTTCAGCTACGTGTGTTCGCTTGCCATTGTTTACTTCCCATGCAGAAAGTGTGTATGTCGAGGTAGAGAAGAATGATGTTACGGTCCAACAACTGAAAGATCTTATTGGGAAAGCTCCAGGTGTGGTGCTTGAAGACGATCCAGCGACACAAGTCTATCCTACACCGTTAAGCTCGGCTGGAAAACGTGATGTATTTGTAGGCCGTATCCGTAAAGATCTCGACCATGAGAATGGATTTCATCTTTGGGTAGTTTCTGATAATCTATTAAAAGGAGCTGCCTGGAATTCAGTTCAGATCGCTGAACGAGTCGTTGCCAATCAATGGCTGTAA
- the dapA gene encoding 4-hydroxy-tetrahydrodipicolinate synthase produces the protein MDFGKVLTAMVTPFDTHGNIDLNKTSTLVDYLIDHGTEGLVVAGTTGESPTLTSEEKVALWEHVVKVVNGRIPVIAGSGSNNTQASIELSKKAEKASVDAIMLVAPYYNKPSQRGLYEHFKTIAESVNKPVMLYNVPGRTAVRMDAETIVELSKIDNIVSVKEATGDLDAVAQIIESTDDSFSLYSGDDNMTLPIYAIGGNGIVSVSAHVVGREMRDMLKLFDEGKTREAAALHRKLIPVLKGMFSAPSPTPIKTALQMKGLDTGGVRLPLVPLTPDERKVIQQLVDSI, from the coding sequence GTGGATTTTGGTAAAGTACTAACAGCTATGGTGACACCCTTTGATACCCACGGAAACATTGATCTAAATAAAACATCGACATTAGTGGATTATTTAATCGATCATGGGACAGAAGGGTTAGTTGTGGCTGGAACAACAGGAGAATCACCAACACTTACTTCAGAAGAAAAAGTGGCTCTTTGGGAGCATGTGGTCAAAGTTGTCAACGGCAGAATTCCAGTCATTGCAGGCAGCGGCAGTAATAATACGCAAGCTTCCATCGAGCTCTCAAAGAAAGCTGAGAAAGCTTCTGTAGATGCCATCATGCTCGTTGCCCCATATTACAATAAGCCGAGTCAACGTGGACTCTATGAACATTTTAAAACGATAGCCGAATCCGTCAATAAACCTGTCATGTTATATAACGTCCCCGGGCGCACAGCTGTTCGAATGGATGCTGAAACCATTGTTGAACTTTCTAAAATAGACAATATTGTTTCGGTCAAAGAAGCGACAGGAGACTTAGATGCAGTTGCTCAGATCATTGAAAGCACAGATGACTCGTTTTCACTCTATAGTGGAGATGACAATATGACATTGCCGATTTATGCAATTGGCGGGAATGGTATCGTATCTGTTTCAGCACATGTTGTTGGACGTGAAATGCGTGATATGCTTAAGTTATTTGATGAAGGAAAAACGAGGGAGGCTGCAGCGCTTCACCGGAAACTTATTCCGGTTTTGAAAGGGATGTTCAGCGCTCCTTCTCCAACCCCAATCAAAACGGCTCTTCAAATGAAAGGGCTTGATACGGGCGGAGTCAGGCTTCCTTTAGTTCCGCTTACTCCAGATGAAAGAAAAGTGATTCAACAATTGGTGGATTCGATTTAA
- a CDS encoding YlzJ-like family protein, with product MILYTPLSEHDIFPQENKDGEVVYENHKNCKVKCLDQGDGKKQIIQVLSTNPSDYMDPTLQPGQWLDS from the coding sequence ATGATTTTGTACACCCCTTTAAGTGAACATGACATCTTTCCACAGGAGAATAAAGATGGAGAAGTCGTTTATGAGAACCATAAAAATTGCAAAGTAAAGTGCTTGGATCAAGGGGATGGCAAGAAACAAATTATTCAAGTGTTATCTACAAATCCGAGTGATTATATGGATCCTACTTTACAGCCAGGACAATGGCTGGATTCGTAA
- a CDS encoding GntR family transcriptional regulator yields the protein MSIRQDTRHLYLQVIEQVKRDIENGIFLEKEKLPSEFELSKTLGVSRATLREALRILEEEGVVTRRHGVGTFVNPKPVFTSGIEELDSVTGMIKKSGMTPGSQYLSAELVEPTEDDRKRFTPVDLHKLARVERVRTADQQPVVYCTDRIPEGLIPLEQVREADSLFGVLERYTGKTISYAVTHIEPIGYHEKISPILNSEPDQALLLLKQMHYTKEDEPILLSSNYFRADKFSFHVLRKRV from the coding sequence ATGTCGATCAGGCAAGATACTCGTCATCTGTATTTACAGGTGATCGAGCAAGTTAAGCGCGATATTGAGAATGGTATCTTTCTTGAAAAAGAAAAGCTTCCATCAGAGTTTGAGCTTTCCAAAACCTTAGGTGTTTCAAGAGCTACTTTACGAGAAGCCTTGAGAATTCTTGAGGAGGAAGGTGTTGTAACGAGAAGACATGGTGTAGGTACTTTTGTAAACCCTAAGCCTGTTTTCACATCTGGAATCGAAGAACTGGACAGTGTGACCGGGATGATTAAAAAATCCGGCATGACGCCAGGGTCCCAGTACCTTTCAGCGGAACTTGTAGAGCCGACTGAGGATGACCGTAAACGGTTTACACCTGTTGACTTACATAAACTAGCAAGGGTGGAACGAGTACGTACAGCTGATCAACAACCTGTTGTTTATTGTACAGACAGAATCCCTGAAGGACTTATTCCACTAGAACAGGTTAGAGAAGCAGACTCTCTATTCGGCGTCTTAGAAAGGTACACAGGAAAAACGATCAGCTATGCTGTTACTCATATTGAACCCATCGGCTATCATGAAAAAATTTCGCCGATATTGAACAGTGAACCTGATCAAGCCTTATTATTATTGAAACAGATGCATTATACGAAAGAAGATGAGCCTATCCTGCTATCCTCCAACTACTTCAGAGCAGATAAGTTTAGCTTCCATGTGTTAAGAAAAAGAGTGTAA
- a CDS encoding BMP family lipoprotein, producing the protein MLKNRRFLFVFALLLSLGLVLAACGGASNEEASSEGEGESSEGGSTDFSVAMVTDVGGVDDKSFNQSAWEGLQAFGEENGLTEDEGFDYAQSESDADYTTNLNRLVRKDYNLIFGIGYLLQPAIKEVAGQYPDTNFSIVDAVAEGDNIASITFKEHQGSFLAGVAAAHKTESNQIGFVGGVDGDLINKFESGYVAGAKSVNPDIEVDVQYAESFAAADKGKLIASNMYSKGIDVIYHASGATGNGVFAQAKDIKKNNPEQGVWVIGVDRNQHEEGQIGESNVTLTSMVKRVDIAVQDVATQAMNGEFPGGEVIEYGLADDAISIARTNEEALTEDILSAVEEWKTKIVNGDVDVPSTRDELKTYVDSL; encoded by the coding sequence ATGTTGAAGAATCGTCGCTTTCTATTCGTTTTTGCACTATTACTGTCTTTAGGTTTGGTTCTTGCAGCTTGTGGAGGAGCTTCTAATGAAGAAGCTTCAAGTGAAGGTGAAGGAGAATCTAGTGAAGGTGGAAGCACAGATTTCTCTGTGGCCATGGTTACAGATGTGGGCGGGGTGGATGATAAGTCATTTAACCAATCTGCATGGGAAGGTCTACAAGCTTTTGGTGAAGAAAATGGTCTTACCGAGGATGAAGGTTTTGACTATGCACAGTCAGAAAGTGATGCTGACTATACTACAAACTTAAATCGTCTTGTTCGTAAAGATTACAACCTTATTTTCGGTATTGGCTACCTTTTGCAGCCTGCGATTAAAGAGGTTGCCGGCCAATACCCAGACACAAACTTTTCAATTGTTGATGCTGTAGCTGAGGGAGATAATATTGCTAGTATCACTTTCAAAGAGCACCAGGGTTCGTTTTTAGCTGGGGTAGCTGCAGCACACAAAACGGAATCGAATCAAATTGGTTTTGTCGGCGGGGTAGATGGAGATCTAATTAATAAGTTTGAATCGGGCTACGTTGCAGGTGCTAAATCCGTAAATCCTGATATTGAAGTGGATGTACAGTATGCGGAAAGCTTTGCAGCTGCGGACAAAGGAAAACTGATTGCTTCAAATATGTATTCTAAAGGTATCGATGTGATTTACCATGCTTCAGGTGCTACAGGGAACGGTGTATTTGCCCAGGCAAAAGACATTAAGAAAAACAATCCAGAGCAGGGCGTATGGGTGATTGGTGTAGACCGTAACCAGCATGAAGAAGGCCAAATCGGCGAAAGCAATGTAACACTTACTTCAATGGTTAAACGTGTTGATATCGCTGTTCAAGACGTAGCTACACAAGCTATGAATGGCGAATTCCCTGGTGGAGAAGTCATTGAGTACGGTTTAGCAGATGATGCCATCAGCATCGCACGTACAAATGAGGAAGCGCTAACAGAGGACATTCTTTCAGCAGTCGAAGAATGGAAAACGAAGATTGTTAACGGTGATGTAGACGTACCGAGCACGCGTGATGAACTAAAAACATATGTAGATTCATTGTAA
- a CDS encoding cation transporter, whose protein sequence is MSDHWETCQPTTYDFVHSLMDEIKYILVDNLIGLYLHGSLAMGGFNPANSDIDLLGVTRVPLANEDVLKLKKLLLKKSNQPFPIEISFLNKKQLREWQHPSQFDFHFSEFWRNDFENQSKLGAVLIVGILAYETVKKGIHHIINPPESGSWFWLNISVLGVAAILESVVLLKAMREITRDMAGGDIKGFKVVTESFKNMGDAKPATKLVFLEDMVATGGAVIAILSIVIGTYTPFHEAEGYASVLIGLMLFYVVGRVFLDNAAGVLGVSDEKMEKKIGELVFAETHVKDIQELMVIKEGEELHVELKVEFDPDMSIAKAADVLDDIEKKILNEKGVTEVIIESDKDDKVRSWNNSGEGT, encoded by the coding sequence ATGAGTGATCATTGGGAAACATGTCAACCGACTACATATGACTTTGTCCATTCTCTGATGGATGAAATAAAATATATCTTAGTTGATAACTTAATTGGGTTATATTTACATGGCTCGCTGGCTATGGGAGGTTTTAACCCTGCAAACAGTGATATCGACCTTTTAGGAGTAACTAGAGTTCCGTTGGCAAATGAGGATGTCTTGAAGTTGAAAAAGTTACTCTTGAAGAAATCGAATCAACCTTTTCCAATTGAAATAAGCTTTTTGAATAAGAAGCAACTGAGAGAGTGGCAGCATCCTAGCCAGTTTGACTTCCATTTTAGTGAATTTTGGAGAAATGACTTTGAGAATCAATCAAAACTTGGAGCAGTATTGATAGTTGGCATTTTGGCATATGAAACGGTAAAGAAAGGTATTCACCATATTATTAACCCCCCTGAATCTGGTTCATGGTTTTGGTTAAACATATCCGTCCTAGGGGTCGCAGCAATATTAGAGTCTGTTGTTTTGTTAAAAGCGATGAGAGAAATAACCAGGGACATGGCTGGTGGTGATATAAAAGGATTTAAAGTTGTGACGGAAAGTTTCAAAAATATGGGTGATGCGAAACCAGCAACAAAGCTTGTATTTCTGGAAGATATGGTGGCTACAGGTGGCGCGGTGATCGCCATTTTATCCATCGTTATTGGAACATACACACCTTTTCATGAAGCAGAAGGATATGCCTCAGTTCTCATTGGTCTTATGTTGTTTTATGTCGTAGGACGAGTTTTCCTTGATAATGCTGCTGGTGTTTTAGGTGTTTCTGATGAAAAAATGGAGAAGAAAATTGGTGAGCTTGTTTTTGCAGAAACTCATGTGAAAGATATACAAGAGCTAATGGTGATTAAAGAAGGCGAGGAGTTACATGTGGAACTAAAGGTAGAATTTGATCCAGACATGTCAATAGCAAAGGCTGCCGATGTTCTGGATGACATTGAGAAAAAGATATTGAATGAGAAAGGCGTAACAGAGGTGATCATTGAGTCTGACAAGGATGATAAGGTTCGGAGTTGGAACAATTCAGGGGAAGGCACTTAA